A part of Clostridia bacterium genomic DNA contains:
- a CDS encoding GtrA family protein → MIRPFGLSEEETRKFIRFCMVGLSNSVIDVLVFVLCYYLFHLNTYICQVIAFMTATLNSYILNSRFTFRTRDRLLSKKMVMFYMLNVITMGISIVFIYLFHDLIGLNAFLAKLIASPLVFMVNYLGSRLIIFKGEDENIMKLVLLRMKEQRLLKKEAKRLGVSLEQLRMLKAPLSASDSGSPEQNDSAPD, encoded by the coding sequence ATGATAAGACCCTTCGGACTGAGCGAAGAAGAGACGCGAAAGTTTATAAGATTCTGCATGGTCGGCCTTTCTAATTCCGTCATCGACGTTCTCGTCTTCGTGCTCTGTTATTACTTATTTCATTTGAATACATATATATGCCAGGTCATTGCCTTTATGACGGCAACGCTCAACAGCTACATACTGAACAGTCGCTTTACGTTCAGGACCCGCGATAGACTTCTGAGCAAAAAGATGGTGATGTTCTATATGCTAAACGTCATCACCATGGGCATCAGCATCGTCTTTATCTATCTTTTCCACGACTTGATCGGTCTGAACGCGTTCCTTGCGAAGCTGATCGCCAGCCCTCTCGTTTTTATGGTGAATTACCTGGGCAGCCGCCTCATCATATTCAAGGGCGAGGACGAAAACATAATGAAGCTCGTCCTTTTGCGAATGAAAGAGCAGCGACTGCTTAAAAAAGAAGCAAAAAGGCTGGGCGTAAGCCTTGAACAGTTGAGAATGCTGAAAGCCCCCTTGTCCGCTTCGGACAGCGGCTCTCCCGAGCAGAACGACAGCGCGCCGGATTAA
- a CDS encoding NusG domain II-containing protein: MLFKRGDIIIIIVLIVCAALIYMAPAANNDADTLVITVDGKEYRRIDLSDKDYYETIEIDGKYKNIIEVKNGSAAFIYADCPDGDCVRSGVLSPRHNFAACLPNRVSISIVSSGSELDALAG, encoded by the coding sequence ATGTTGTTTAAGCGCGGCGATATTATTATAATAATAGTGCTTATAGTATGCGCGGCGCTTATTTATATGGCGCCTGCAGCGAATAATGACGCCGATACGCTCGTCATAACTGTAGACGGCAAAGAATACCGCCGTATCGATCTTTCCGATAAAGACTATTATGAAACTATCGAAATAGACGGAAAGTATAAAAACATAATCGAAGTAAAAAACGGCTCCGCTGCATTTATATATGCAGACTGTCCCGACGGCGACTGCGTGAGATCCGGCGTACTGTCGCCGCGTCATAATTTTGCGGCATGTCTTCCTAACAGGGTCAGCATTTCTATAGTATCAAGCGGCAGCGAGCTGGATGCGCTGGCAGGATAG
- a CDS encoding Gx transporter family protein, whose amino-acid sequence MEKSKTHDIAVLAILTTLALVLSLFDNLLSLAVPIPLPGFKIGVANLVTLFLVMYFALPKALCVVFLRCLISSIYSGGITVFLISLSGGVLSVLAMYFIKYALKDNVSQIGISIFGAACHNLGQVIMVIILLLSPSYIFYLPILLIVSLFTGFIIGFIGLKAYPKIAAFTKLETR is encoded by the coding sequence ATGGAAAAAAGCAAAACTCATGATATCGCCGTTCTCGCGATACTTACGACATTGGCGCTCGTGCTTTCTTTATTTGACAATCTGCTTTCGCTTGCAGTACCGATACCGCTTCCCGGATTTAAAATAGGCGTCGCAAATCTTGTGACATTGTTTCTTGTAATGTACTTTGCGCTTCCCAAAGCCTTATGCGTCGTTTTTTTGCGCTGTCTCATTTCATCGATATACAGCGGAGGAATAACAGTATTTTTGATTTCGCTTTCGGGCGGCGTACTCAGCGTTCTTGCAATGTATTTTATAAAATACGCTCTTAAAGACAACGTATCGCAGATAGGCATAAGCATATTCGGCGCCGCATGCCACAACCTCGGTCAGGTGATAATGGTAATAATCCTGCTTTTGAGCCCGTCGTACATTTTTTATCTGCCGATACTTTTGATAGTATCGCTGTTTACGGGATTTATAATAGGCTTTATAGGGCTTAAAGCATACCCGAAAATCGCCGCTTTCACAAAACTTGAAACGCGCTGA